One window from the genome of Babylonia areolata isolate BAREFJ2019XMU chromosome 13, ASM4173473v1, whole genome shotgun sequence encodes:
- the LOC143289180 gene encoding uncharacterized protein LOC143289180, giving the protein MVLCFNELGCGEAALRKFSAIMAIPGLAHNTYRRLSKKVGSAHREVTANILTAAVRAVSDAYTHDRDNEDSDADLGDADGDMGVADGDVGDADGDVGDADGDVGAADSDVGGVDGDVGDADGDVGDADGDSVRGSAYGGESESDSDSSGDSDGGEDNPDGIVDVTVSFDGTWHKRGFTSNYGVGIIIDVMTGLVLDFEVLSKHCQACALNSKREMTDVEREMWRREHAPNCEKNYEGSSKGMEKEAAVRMWRRSVERNGMRYTKMLSDGDSVAYKAVCDLNLYPVKKLECVNHCDKRMGTALRKKAKEAKLGGRRRGALTIAACNILQSYYRNAIIQNLGNPGKMREAIWASYLHCCSTDDNPQHQNCPRGPDTWCFFNKAVADGRQPPAHKDHVGTPLSEDVARAIKPIYERMSNLALMEKIKHGRTQNANECVNGQIWAKCPKTVHVGAGRFNASVASAVSHFNQEYVHLSQVMKKIGATPSHELRIYQERQDSRCSQAEEDCVPAKKRARKQHKRDKKNTTRALEKKEGQTYGPGML; this is encoded by the coding sequence ATGGTCCTTTGCTTCAATGAACTGGGGTGTGGGGAAGCAGCCCTGCGCAAGTTTTCTGCCATCATGGCCATTCCTGGTCTGGCCCACAACACCTACAGGCGCCTGTCTAAGAAGGTGGGCAGCGCACACAGAGAAGTTACGGCCAACATTCTCACAGCAGCTGTGCGTGCTGTCAGTGATGCGTACACGCACGACAGGGATAATGAAGACAGCGATGCAGACCTGGGCGACGCAGATGGTGATATGGGCGTCGCAGATGGTGATGTGGGCGACGCTGATGGTGATGTGGGCGACGCTGATGGTGATGTGGGTGCCGCAGATAGTGATGTGGGTGGTGTAGATGGGGATGTGGGTGATGCAGATGGTGATGTGGGTGACGCAGATGGAGATTCGGTGCGGGGTAGTGCATATGGTGGTGAATCAGAGAGTGATAGTGACAgtagtggtgacagtgatggggGTGAAGACAATCCTGATGGAATTGTGGATGTTACTGTTTCTTTTGACGGTACGTGGCATAAACGTGGCTTCACATCAAATTATGGGGTGGGCATCATCATTGATGTGATGACTGGATTAGTCCTGGATTTTGAGGTCCTTTCAAAGCACTGCCAAGCCTGTGCATTGAACTCGAAAAGAGAGATGACAGATGTGGAAAGAGAGATGTGGAGGAGAGAACATGCACCCAACTGTGAAAAAAACTATGAGGGTTCATCGAAAGGAATGGAAAAAGAGGCAGCTGTCAGGATGTGGAGACGCTCTGTGGAAAGAAATGGCATGCGGTACACAAAAATGCTGTCTGATGGGGATTCAGTTGCCTACAAGGCAGTTTGTGACCTGAATCTGTATCCTGTAAAGAAGTTGGAGTGTGTCAACCACTGTGACAAGCGCATGGGCACAGCTTTGCGCAAGAAAGCAAAGGAGGCCAAGCTTGGGGGACGTCGCCGTGGGGCTCTGACTATTGCTGCCTGCAATATTTTGCAGTCTTATTATAGAAATGCTATAATTCAAAACCTTGGCAATCCTGGAAAAATGAGAGAGGCCATTTGGGCTTCCTACTTGCACTGTTGCTCTACAGATGACAATCCGCAGCACCAGAATTGTCCTCGGGGTCCTGACACATGGTGCTTTTTCAACAAGGCCGTCGCTGATGGTCGCCAGCCGCCAGCCCACAAGGACCATGTAGGGACACCACTCTCAGAAGATGTGGCCAGAGCCATCAAACCCATTTATGAGAGAATGTCTAACTTGGCACTCATGGAGAAAATAAAACATGGTCGCACTCAGAATGCAAATGAGTGCGTGAACGGTCAAATTTGGGCCAAATGTCCCAAAACTGTCCATGTTGGTGCTGGACGGTTCAACGCCTCAGTTGCTTCTGCAGTATCCCATTTTAATCAAGAATATGTACATTTGTCCCAAGTAATGAAAAAGATTGGGGCAACTCCTTCACATGAACTGAGAATTTATCAGGAAAGACAGGACTCTAGATGTTCTCAGGCTGAAGAAGACTGTGTGCCGGCGAAAAAGCGCGCTCGTAAACAAcacaagagagacaaaaaaaacaccaccagagcactagagaagaaagaaggacagacctATGGCCCAGGAATGCTTTAA